One window of Deltaproteobacteria bacterium genomic DNA carries:
- a CDS encoding Txe/YoeB family addiction module toxin — MKLIFSDNAWEDYLYWQNTDGKILQRINRLIKDIKRNPVEGIGKPEALKHALSGYGSRRINDEHRVVYKASSDAILIAQLHYHY, encoded by the coding sequence ATGAAGCTCATATTTTCTGACAATGCATGGGAGGATTATCTATATTGGCAGAATACTGATGGGAAAATTCTCCAAAGAATCAATCGCCTCATTAAAGACATTAAACGCAATCCAGTTGAAGGCATTGGAAAGCCGGAAGCACTCAAACACGCCTTATCAGGTTACGGGTCCCGAAGAATCAATGATGAGCATAGAGTAGTCTATAAAGCCTCTTCAGATGCCATCCTAATTGCCCAACTTCATTATCATTATTAA
- a CDS encoding FG-GAP repeat protein yields the protein MNSIPKKRVHPRLTASDTASGDACGWSVAVSCTVVMDGAPGHDMTGAAYIERIEGEGNSLNIP from the coding sequence CTGAACTCCATCCCCAAAAAGCGAGTTCACCCAAGGCTCACCGCCTCTGACACCGCTTCAGGCGACGCATGTGGTTGGTCGGTCGCAGTCAGCTGCACTGTGGTCATGGATGGTGCGCCGGGTCACGACATGACAGGGGCGGCCTATATTGAGCGGATCGAGGGAGAGGGTAACAGCCTGAATATACCTTGA
- a CDS encoding carbohydrate-binding family V/XII, producing the protein MTLINTSWKRIIAAALAPLFMFILATPAAFADTPSGAGGLSWPRQIASGKETLIMYSPQIEKWDGVRMEARAAVAVAHQASPQEDFGVIWLTAKTAVDRENRIVALKEIQIAKVSFPGAPGKADLYTRILKGRLPSEGMTVSLDRFQTNLAVTEAQSKPQTPQEVKNDPPRVFFSTRPAMLVRVDGTPVLRKVEGSDLLRVINTWALILFDTAGGKYYLRILGHWMEAGAIEGSWTLSVAPPASLEPVRQSLVQNQQVNMLDDPGQALKAAAAKGRFPELYVSTMPAELIQTQGEPSLAPIDGTGLLDISNTDANVVLDPTQGVYYALLSGRWFHTKNLEKGPWEYIPHDQLPPDFAKIPENHPKGAVLASVAGTPQAKEAIIDNSIPQTAQVDRRTTALTVNYDGQPQLKGIEGTPLKYVVNAPFPVIRVDNTAWYSLKDGVWFVSQPPTGPWAVAGAVPAVIYTIPIESPLHYVTYVYVYGATAETVVVGYTPGYYGTVVAPAGVVVYGTGYVYPPYVGAVWYPYPVTYGFGAGFAWGAATGFAFGFAAGAIWGGAWGHCSWGGGDININRTININHNNAYNHWNRNQVASNAHDRWNAMSPQERQQAREGVAQRRPGDQGAGKFAADRDSRAGGRAQGLSSRDEALPKGQGEKRPDDVFAGKDGNAYRRGGDGGWDRSGSRGWSRGDLGNNDVARDLGQHRNARSMAEGRETSLGRQGGLGGRFGGGGFHGGGRR; encoded by the coding sequence ATGACTCTGATCAACACAAGCTGGAAGCGAATCATTGCCGCCGCCCTTGCACCCTTGTTTATGTTTATCCTGGCGACCCCGGCCGCCTTTGCCGACACCCCTTCAGGCGCGGGCGGTCTCTCGTGGCCCCGCCAGATCGCCAGCGGCAAAGAGACCCTCATCATGTACTCTCCCCAGATAGAGAAGTGGGATGGCGTTCGGATGGAGGCCCGGGCCGCGGTGGCGGTGGCGCATCAGGCCTCGCCCCAGGAGGATTTCGGGGTCATCTGGCTCACGGCGAAAACGGCTGTGGACCGGGAAAACCGGATTGTTGCACTCAAGGAGATTCAGATCGCCAAGGTCAGCTTCCCCGGTGCACCCGGAAAGGCGGATCTTTACACCCGGATTCTGAAGGGCAGGCTCCCTTCAGAAGGGATGACCGTTTCTCTGGACAGATTTCAGACGAACCTGGCGGTCACCGAGGCCCAGAGCAAGCCCCAGACCCCTCAGGAGGTCAAAAACGATCCTCCCCGCGTCTTCTTCAGCACCAGACCGGCCATGCTCGTGCGGGTGGACGGTACGCCGGTCCTGCGCAAGGTCGAAGGAAGCGATCTTCTAAGGGTAATCAATACTTGGGCGCTCATCCTGTTTGACACGGCCGGAGGGAAGTATTATCTCCGGATACTTGGACACTGGATGGAAGCCGGCGCCATAGAGGGCTCCTGGACGCTCTCGGTTGCACCGCCGGCCTCGCTGGAACCGGTGCGGCAATCCCTGGTTCAAAACCAGCAGGTCAACATGCTCGATGACCCTGGGCAGGCACTCAAGGCTGCTGCGGCCAAGGGGCGGTTCCCGGAGCTGTACGTGAGCACCATGCCGGCTGAATTGATCCAGACCCAAGGAGAGCCGTCCCTTGCCCCGATCGACGGGACAGGACTCCTGGACATCTCAAATACCGACGCAAACGTGGTTCTGGACCCGACACAGGGGGTGTACTATGCCCTCCTTTCCGGCCGATGGTTCCACACCAAGAACCTGGAGAAGGGACCCTGGGAATACATTCCCCACGACCAGTTGCCTCCGGATTTTGCCAAAATTCCCGAGAACCACCCAAAGGGAGCGGTCCTTGCCTCGGTGGCAGGAACGCCTCAGGCCAAGGAGGCGATCATTGACAACAGCATCCCCCAGACCGCCCAGGTGGATCGTAGGACAACGGCTCTGACGGTTAACTATGACGGCCAACCCCAGCTCAAGGGCATTGAGGGAACGCCGCTGAAATACGTGGTGAATGCCCCGTTTCCCGTCATCCGGGTGGACAATACCGCCTGGTATTCCCTGAAGGACGGCGTGTGGTTCGTCTCACAGCCCCCGACCGGACCCTGGGCCGTGGCAGGTGCGGTCCCTGCAGTGATCTACACCATTCCCATCGAGTCCCCGCTCCACTATGTGACCTATGTGTATGTCTATGGCGCTACCGCTGAAACCGTTGTGGTGGGCTACACCCCCGGCTACTATGGAACGGTGGTCGCCCCGGCCGGCGTGGTGGTCTATGGCACGGGGTATGTCTATCCCCCATATGTCGGGGCCGTCTGGTACCCCTATCCGGTGACCTATGGATTCGGGGCCGGCTTTGCCTGGGGGGCTGCCACAGGATTCGCCTTCGGCTTTGCCGCGGGCGCCATCTGGGGAGGGGCCTGGGGTCATTGCAGCTGGGGAGGGGGTGATATCAATATCAACAGGACCATCAACATCAATCACAACAATGCCTATAACCACTGGAACCGCAACCAGGTTGCTTCCAATGCCCACGACCGATGGAATGCCATGTCGCCCCAGGAGCGGCAACAGGCAAGGGAGGGTGTGGCCCAACGACGGCCCGGAGACCAGGGCGCGGGCAAGTTCGCCGCGGATCGGGACTCCCGCGCAGGGGGGAGGGCGCAAGGCCTTTCAAGCAGGGATGAGGCGCTTCCGAAGGGTCAAGGGGAGAAACGGCCCGACGATGTCTTTGCAGGAAAGGATGGAAATGCCTACCGCCGGGGAGGAGATGGCGGCTGGGACAGGAGCGGGAGCCGGGGCTGGAGCAGGGGCGACCTTGGCAACAACGACGTTGCCCGCGATCTCGGACAACACCGGAACGCACGCAGCATGGCCGAGGGCCGTGAGACATCCTTGGGTCGTCAGGGCGGCCTGGGGGGTCGATTTGGAGGGGGCGGATTCCATGGCGGCGGCAGGCGGTGA
- a CDS encoding tryptophan-rich sensory protein, translating to MAYGSMQKQLLGLVGWLAVTFAAAAIGGYASANAGDFYQQLSRPTWAPPSWLFAPVWTLLYLLMGVAGWLVWRERGFRHARIALSLFLMQLGVNSLWTWLFFVWRRGALAFGEILILWALILFTAVTFWRVRPIAGALLIPYIAWVSFASGLTYAIWQRNPALLG from the coding sequence ATGGCATACGGTTCAATGCAAAAGCAACTTCTCGGTTTGGTGGGATGGCTCGCGGTTACCTTTGCGGCCGCTGCGATTGGTGGCTACGCATCCGCAAACGCAGGAGACTTCTATCAACAACTCAGCCGCCCCACATGGGCTCCTCCTTCATGGCTTTTCGCTCCAGTCTGGACCTTGCTCTATCTCCTCATGGGCGTCGCTGGATGGCTGGTCTGGCGAGAGCGTGGCTTTCGGCATGCACGAATCGCTCTTTCATTGTTTCTAATGCAGTTGGGTGTAAATTCACTCTGGACATGGCTGTTCTTTGTTTGGCGTCGGGGAGCCCTGGCGTTCGGTGAGATTCTCATCCTCTGGGCGCTCATTCTCTTCACGGCTGTCACCTTCTGGCGCGTGCGTCCCATTGCGGGAGCTCTACTGATTCCTTATATAGCGTGGGTGAGTTTTGCATCTGGGCTTACCTATGCCATTTGGCAACGCAATCCCGCGTTGCTGGGCTAA
- a CDS encoding MBL fold metallo-hydrolase, with product MPRVKGLKTSDGSLLGVVLSHPHIDHYGLAFRVPPSTRFLMGTATERILEASAIFTPSGGTFENVTHFENGKPLPLGPFKITPYLMDHSAYDSYAVLVEGDGKRIFYTGDLREHGRKGSLFTRLVARPPPGVDVLLMEGTTVSRKNSEKGFPTENNLQKDFEHIFRATTGMPLVWCSGQNIDRLVTVFKAARRCRRQFIIDMYTAEILRATGNSKLPQADWDGISVLLPKFQKKRIVCTGKASVAIKYRPYRIFPEDLAAASKNSVMLFRPTMQVDVESAGCLDGACLVYSMWDGYLAEEKTKRFLKWLKGRGIPMHKCHTSGHASVTDLQRLRTAFAGAVVCPVHTTDPMAFPQLFENVKVLTDGEYYDINRS from the coding sequence ATGCCCCGGGTGAAAGGGCTGAAGACCTCAGATGGCTCGCTCTTGGGCGTGGTGTTGTCACACCCGCATATCGACCACTATGGACTGGCGTTCCGGGTTCCGCCTTCCACACGCTTCCTCATGGGTACGGCGACTGAGCGGATTTTGGAGGCGTCCGCGATATTCACGCCATCCGGGGGGACGTTTGAGAACGTAACGCATTTTGAAAACGGTAAACCTCTCCCGCTTGGTCCCTTCAAGATCACGCCGTACCTGATGGACCATTCGGCCTACGACAGCTATGCCGTGCTTGTCGAAGGTGATGGTAAACGGATTTTCTACACGGGCGACCTGCGCGAACATGGCCGAAAGGGTTCCCTGTTCACTCGTCTGGTCGCCCGCCCCCCGCCGGGCGTAGATGTTCTCCTGATGGAAGGCACCACCGTTAGCCGGAAGAATAGCGAAAAGGGGTTCCCGACCGAAAACAATCTGCAAAAAGATTTCGAGCACATTTTTCGCGCCACCACAGGAATGCCGCTGGTCTGGTGCTCAGGGCAAAACATCGACCGACTCGTGACTGTTTTCAAAGCGGCAAGACGATGCCGGCGTCAGTTCATCATCGACATGTACACTGCGGAGATCCTCCGGGCTACTGGAAACAGCAAACTACCGCAGGCGGATTGGGATGGCATAAGCGTGTTACTGCCGAAATTCCAAAAGAAACGGATCGTGTGCACGGGCAAGGCCTCGGTAGCAATTAAATACCGGCCCTATCGTATCTTCCCGGAAGATTTAGCGGCGGCGTCCAAGAACTCCGTGATGTTGTTTCGTCCGACCATGCAGGTTGATGTGGAAAGCGCCGGATGCCTTGACGGAGCGTGCCTGGTCTATTCGATGTGGGACGGCTATCTTGCGGAGGAGAAAACGAAACGGTTCTTGAAATGGCTCAAGGGGCGGGGGATCCCCATGCACAAATGCCACACGTCGGGACATGCGTCGGTCACGGATCTGCAACGTTTGCGCACAGCATTCGCGGGCGCCGTTGTGTGTCCCGTCCACACAACAGACCCCATGGCGTTCCCGCAACTGTTCGAAAATGTCAAAGTGTTGACCGACGGAGAATACTACGATATCAACCGATCGTGA
- a CDS encoding Xaa-Pro peptidase family protein has product MGYDSRINCLQKELQNEELSGALLFYSRDILYYTGTAQPAYLVVLPEDFFLFVRSGFEFALNDAFIPRDKISEERKLGNVYKSVFQNSGTKQRIGTELDILTVDQFSKYKQAFPGYEFVNISPVVFEQRKRKEASEISIIKKACQAIHMGHLAVLESLKEGITELELAAAVENAHRLAGHEGIFFIRQPDFFMSRGPISSGPNLFKISGVVYTITGVGLSPSVPAGPSKRPISTGDIVIVDIPTLVDGYHADQTRSYVLGKADDKIRTLYSHLKEIADYLIQTIKPGLKCREIYQMAIEKSKELKVTDAFLNFGKGQKSRMIGHGVGLELNEPPILSMYDDSEVSDGYVVALDMHMMDKNVGVVKLEDLILVTDKGNDILTISPRNLFEL; this is encoded by the coding sequence ATGGGATACGATAGTAGAATCAATTGCTTACAAAAAGAACTACAGAATGAGGAACTGTCCGGAGCTCTCCTGTTCTATTCTCGCGACATACTTTATTATACTGGCACGGCACAGCCAGCATATCTTGTGGTTTTGCCGGAAGACTTCTTCCTTTTTGTTAGAAGCGGTTTTGAATTCGCGCTAAACGATGCATTTATTCCAAGGGACAAAATAAGTGAAGAACGAAAACTAGGAAATGTTTACAAAAGTGTATTTCAAAATTCAGGGACGAAACAGAGGATAGGAACCGAATTAGATATCCTGACAGTCGATCAATTTTCCAAATACAAGCAGGCTTTCCCCGGCTATGAATTTGTCAATATATCACCTGTAGTATTTGAACAAAGAAAAAGGAAGGAAGCTTCAGAAATATCGATAATCAAAAAGGCTTGCCAGGCGATTCATATGGGGCACCTTGCCGTTTTGGAAAGCTTGAAGGAAGGAATCACAGAGCTCGAGCTCGCTGCTGCTGTTGAAAACGCTCACCGACTGGCCGGACATGAAGGAATATTTTTCATTAGACAACCTGATTTTTTTATGAGCAGAGGTCCTATTTCCTCCGGCCCCAATCTTTTCAAGATTAGCGGAGTCGTTTATACGATAACCGGGGTGGGTTTGAGTCCATCAGTCCCGGCCGGACCTTCTAAGCGACCAATTTCAACGGGAGATATAGTCATCGTTGACATCCCGACATTGGTAGACGGATACCATGCAGACCAAACGAGAAGCTATGTTTTAGGGAAGGCCGATGACAAAATTAGAACCTTGTATAGCCATTTAAAAGAGATCGCTGATTACCTCATTCAAACTATTAAGCCAGGATTGAAATGTCGTGAAATCTATCAAATGGCGATAGAAAAATCTAAAGAGCTCAAGGTTACCGATGCTTTCCTAAATTTTGGGAAAGGGCAAAAGAGCCGTATGATCGGGCATGGCGTTGGATTAGAATTGAATGAGCCGCCCATTCTATCTATGTACGATGATTCTGAGGTTTCTGATGGTTATGTAGTTGCGTTGGATATGCACATGATGGATAAGAATGTTGGTGTGGTTAAATTGGAAGACTTGATCCTGGTCACTGATAAAGGAAATGACATCTTGACAATAAGTCCAAGGAACCTTTTCGAGCTATAG
- a CDS encoding Fic family protein: MRTLDSTQSRLAGYAFLIEQHGLIVLPNWHTSSVSPTGTLRSTIQDGQVEAVYPQSYWPGGRTGDHLEFALKYDGVNLGILSALFDAVAADEIVACITSKPTGKYARRVWFLYEFLTGRKLPLPDLNKGNYVEVLEPDRYYTIAPGRRVQRQRVVDNLLGKRSFCPIIRRIDELAAMEEFDLLKRCEEVMTSYPPELLRRALSYLYNKETKSSFEIEHIKPSASRTEKFIGLLEMAEHKDFCEKPLLLDVQNRIVDPRFREADYRPNQNYVGQTISRQKQLVHYVCPKPDDLPELMEGLLAAHQRMKEGGVSAVIHAAAISYGFVFMHPFEDGNGRIHRFLIHNILSLRGAIPKGLMFPVSAAMLKNPALYDHSLEAFSNPLMRLVEYDLDDLGQMTVAGETGRLYRYIDMTAQAVALYDFVKLTVEQELVEELNFLENYDKTKQAIQEIADMPDRLVDLFIRLCLQNNGRLSAGKRKAHFGFLTDKELAGMENAVQDGYARDRSSCT; encoded by the coding sequence GTGAGGACCTTGGATTCGACACAGAGCCGGTTGGCGGGATATGCGTTTCTGATTGAGCAGCACGGGCTAATTGTTTTGCCGAACTGGCATACGTCCTCGGTCAGCCCAACAGGAACACTGCGCTCTACCATTCAGGACGGGCAGGTCGAAGCCGTCTATCCCCAGTCCTATTGGCCCGGAGGCAGGACGGGGGACCATCTGGAGTTCGCACTCAAGTACGACGGCGTCAACCTGGGTATCCTTTCGGCCCTTTTCGACGCCGTGGCGGCGGACGAGATTGTGGCCTGCATCACCTCGAAACCCACCGGAAAATATGCCCGCAGAGTGTGGTTCCTGTATGAATTCCTGACAGGACGCAAGCTCCCGTTGCCGGATCTCAACAAGGGGAACTACGTCGAGGTTCTGGAGCCGGATCGATACTATACCATAGCTCCCGGCCGTCGCGTGCAGCGTCAGCGGGTCGTCGACAATCTGCTTGGCAAGAGATCATTCTGTCCTATCATCCGGCGTATCGACGAACTCGCCGCCATGGAGGAATTCGACCTTCTGAAACGGTGCGAAGAGGTCATGACCTCTTACCCTCCGGAACTTCTCCGGCGAGCACTTAGCTATCTCTACAACAAGGAAACCAAATCCTCATTCGAGATCGAACACATCAAGCCAAGCGCCTCCCGGACAGAGAAATTTATTGGGCTGCTGGAAATGGCAGAGCACAAGGACTTTTGCGAGAAGCCTCTCCTGTTAGACGTGCAGAATCGCATCGTCGATCCTCGCTTTCGGGAGGCGGACTACCGGCCAAATCAGAATTACGTCGGGCAGACTATTTCCCGCCAGAAACAGCTTGTTCATTATGTCTGCCCGAAACCCGACGATCTTCCCGAACTGATGGAAGGGCTGCTTGCCGCCCACCAGCGCATGAAAGAAGGCGGGGTATCCGCCGTCATTCATGCGGCCGCCATCTCTTATGGCTTTGTCTTCATGCACCCTTTTGAGGATGGCAACGGCCGTATTCATCGCTTTCTCATCCACAACATCCTGTCCCTGCGCGGCGCGATCCCGAAAGGTCTCATGTTTCCGGTCTCCGCCGCTATGCTGAAAAACCCGGCGCTTTACGATCATTCCCTGGAGGCGTTCTCAAATCCACTGATGCGTCTGGTCGAATACGACCTGGACGATCTCGGCCAGATGACCGTGGCGGGCGAGACCGGCCGCCTGTACCGTTATATCGATATGACGGCCCAGGCCGTGGCGTTGTATGATTTCGTCAAACTCACCGTCGAACAGGAGTTGGTAGAAGAACTCAATTTTCTTGAGAATTACGATAAGACCAAACAAGCCATCCAGGAGATCGCGGACATGCCAGACCGCCTGGTCGATCTCTTTATCCGGCTCTGCCTACAAAATAACGGTCGTCTTTCGGCGGGAAAGAGAAAAGCACATTTCGGGTTCCTGACGGATAAGGAACTGGCCGGCATGGAAAATGCTGTCCAGGACGGGTACGCGAGGGACCGATCGTCATGCACCTGA
- a CDS encoding beta-lactamase family protein, protein MMMRPTRTLLLLPLVALLAACSGGDADTPTPYANTITQMTASIQKQLADSGATGGISIALVDDQTVVWAKSFGYADAEARTLATPDTVYRICSVTKTFTGTMIMQLSDQGLLDVGDPLTRFIPTFSIQPPLGFAEGGPITIRSILTHHSGIPGDIDNGVYTAEPDPDFNTKLVTYLQGEYLTYPTNFIWAYSNSAISLLATIIANASGQSFQAYSDALFQTLGMDHTSVSIDSPKVSANLAKGYREGQEVPQFYNNGSTTGAIISTIQDMAKFIKMVNAGGEGERGQVLKPETLERMLTPQNGDIPLDFDNRIGLIWFLDDADLAYAGRVCHHNGGNPGFRSHLEILRDHNLGVVVLANDEQILYEEIAKQALKLALQEKTGLTPTPFPEPPYSPAVAWDQARLDALQGVYVFSRTLYASPVPFIRVRSVPGALEWTNPDDGTTIHVVPKANGWLSAPGSQAREYEFSEISGRNVMIWHGKGQSLLAAEYYTLPAIPAAWTTRLGTYEATNCQSVFSCGTGSLFVAEGMLGFDTNVLVPVSDTLAYICGLGRKGGSSAQILSVPPDGHEELQLLGLRYRKSANP, encoded by the coding sequence ATGATGATGAGACCAACACGTACGTTACTGCTTCTGCCGCTCGTCGCACTCCTTGCCGCCTGTTCCGGCGGGGACGCCGATACCCCAACCCCTTACGCCAATACCATCACCCAGATGACTGCCTCCATCCAGAAACAACTGGCTGACAGCGGGGCAACCGGCGGGATCTCGATCGCCCTGGTGGACGACCAGACGGTGGTCTGGGCAAAGAGCTTTGGCTACGCCGATGCGGAGGCGCGCACCTTGGCCACTCCCGACACAGTGTACCGAATCTGCTCGGTTACGAAGACCTTCACCGGCACGATGATCATGCAGCTATCCGACCAGGGGCTGCTCGATGTCGGCGACCCCCTGACGCGATTCATCCCGACCTTTTCGATCCAGCCGCCTCTCGGCTTTGCTGAAGGGGGTCCGATCACGATCCGTTCGATCCTGACGCACCATTCCGGCATTCCGGGCGACATCGACAACGGGGTTTATACTGCGGAACCAGACCCTGATTTCAATACCAAGCTCGTCACCTATCTCCAGGGCGAGTACCTGACCTATCCGACCAATTTCATCTGGGCATATTCCAACAGCGCCATCTCCCTTCTTGCCACCATTATCGCCAATGCCTCGGGCCAGAGCTTCCAGGCCTACTCGGACGCACTATTTCAGACCCTCGGCATGGACCACACCTCCGTCTCCATCGACAGCCCGAAGGTCTCCGCGAATCTGGCAAAAGGCTACCGGGAAGGCCAGGAAGTACCCCAGTTCTACAACAATGGGAGCACAACCGGAGCCATCATCTCGACAATCCAGGATATGGCAAAATTCATCAAAATGGTCAACGCTGGGGGCGAGGGTGAGCGAGGACAGGTCCTCAAACCGGAAACCCTGGAAAGGATGCTCACCCCTCAAAACGGCGATATCCCCCTCGATTTCGATAACAGAATCGGTCTGATCTGGTTTCTCGATGACGCCGATCTTGCCTATGCTGGAAGGGTCTGTCATCACAATGGCGGGAATCCGGGCTTTCGCAGCCACCTCGAAATCCTGAGGGATCATAATCTCGGGGTTGTGGTCCTCGCCAATGACGAGCAGATCCTTTACGAGGAAATTGCCAAGCAGGCCCTGAAGCTCGCCCTCCAGGAAAAGACCGGCCTCACTCCTACGCCTTTCCCTGAGCCACCTTACTCACCAGCTGTGGCATGGGATCAGGCCAGGTTGGATGCCCTCCAGGGCGTCTACGTCTTTTCCAGAACGCTGTATGCTTCTCCCGTTCCCTTCATCAGGGTTCGGAGCGTACCCGGCGCACTCGAGTGGACAAACCCGGACGACGGCACCACCATCCATGTGGTGCCGAAGGCGAACGGTTGGCTCTCGGCCCCGGGATCTCAGGCCAGGGAGTACGAATTCAGCGAGATCTCGGGCAGGAATGTGATGATCTGGCACGGCAAAGGGCAAAGCTTGCTCGCTGCCGAATACTACACCCTCCCGGCGATCCCCGCCGCCTGGACAACCCGTCTTGGTACATACGAGGCAACGAATTGCCAGAGCGTCTTCTCGTGCGGGACAGGAAGCCTTTTCGTTGCGGAAGGCATGCTCGGTTTCGACACCAACGTGCTCGTTCCCGTCTCCGATACCCTCGCTTACATATGCGGTCTCGGCCGCAAGGGCGGAAGTTCGGCCCAGATCCTCTCGGTACCTCCTGATGGGCATGAGGAACTGCAACTGCTGGGACTGCGGTACCGGAAATCGGCAAACCCTTAG
- a CDS encoding type II toxin-antitoxin system prevent-host-death family antitoxin: MKAITYTAARQNLAKTIENVCNDHAPVIVTRKTTDSVVIMSLEDYEALEETAYLLRSPKNAKKLIESIAQLENGKGTERKLME; this comes from the coding sequence ATGAAAGCTATTACATACACGGCGGCTCGGCAAAATCTTGCTAAGACCATTGAAAATGTATGCAATGATCATGCACCGGTTATTGTCACGCGAAAAACGACCGATTCCGTGGTCATCATGTCACTTGAGGACTATGAAGCCCTTGAGGAAACAGCTTATCTTTTACGTTCTCCAAAAAATGCAAAAAAACTTATTGAGTCCATTGCCCAACTTGAAAATGGAAAAGGAACAGAAAGAAAGCTTATGGAATGA